Below is a window of Flavobacterium cyclinae DNA.
ATTCATATGATTTTACTTTTTTCTCGGATGAAAAAGAAGGAAAACATTATGGGTTTTCATTGCCAGTTATTTTGATTGATAATGGTTTAAAAGTGTTTTCTTCTTCTAAATTTCACCATGGTGAAACTGTAGCTGAGGTTGATGGAAATTTCTACAAATTATACCACGGAAAAATTTACAAAACAGATGCTGCTGGAACAATTAGTTATGACGAGCACCATCATCCAACAAATGCAAAGCCGCTAGATTTTTCAATAACAAAAAATGTAGTTTCAATGTTATTTGCTTCGGCGTTGTTATTATTAATGTTCGTTGGTTTGGCTAAATCATACAAAAAAGGACCAATCCCAACAGGTTTTGGAAGAATTTTAGAACCACTTATTTTGTTCATCAGAGACGAAATCGCTATTCCAAACATCGGAGAGAAAAAATATAGAAAATTCATGGGGTATTTATTAACTGTGTTTTTCTTAATTTGGTTATTAAATTTACTTGGAATGACTCCGCTAGGAATCAACGTAACAGGTAATATTGCAGTAACTATTTGTTTGGCTTTATTTACATACTTTATTACACAATTTAGTGCAAATAAAGATTATTGGATGCACATCTTCTGGATGCCAGGTGTTCCGGTTCCAATGAAGATTATCTTAATGCCAATCGAAATTTTAGGAACATTAACAAAACCATTCGCATTATTAATTCGTTTGTTTGCAAACATTACAGCGGGTCACGTTGTAATCATGAGTTTAATTGCAATGATTTTTGTTGGAAAAAATTTAGCAGCTGATTTACCTATATCATTAGGATTAACATTGTTCATTTCTATTATTGAAGTATTAGTAGCATTCCTACAAGCTTTCATCTTTACAATGTTGTCATCATTGTTTATTGGTATGGCAGTTCAAGATCATCATCACGACGATCATCATTAAAATTGAGTATTGTTTAATTTAATAAATTAATTATCATGGAGGGAACTCTTAATTTAATCGGAGCAGGTCTAGTTGTTAT
It encodes the following:
- the atpB gene encoding F0F1 ATP synthase subunit A; this encodes MVILRKPLHVIAAIAIAMLPLFSFANVSNDSVKNESHEVHASAEVHHEAAAEPQDKKAKVDAYIQHHLQDSYDFTFFSDEKEGKHYGFSLPVILIDNGLKVFSSSKFHHGETVAEVDGNFYKLYHGKIYKTDAAGTISYDEHHHPTNAKPLDFSITKNVVSMLFASALLLLMFVGLAKSYKKGPIPTGFGRILEPLILFIRDEIAIPNIGEKKYRKFMGYLLTVFFLIWLLNLLGMTPLGINVTGNIAVTICLALFTYFITQFSANKDYWMHIFWMPGVPVPMKIILMPIEILGTLTKPFALLIRLFANITAGHVVIMSLIAMIFVGKNLAADLPISLGLTLFISIIEVLVAFLQAFIFTMLSSLFIGMAVQDHHHDDHH